In the genome of Variibacter gotjawalensis, one region contains:
- a CDS encoding lipopolysaccharide biosynthesis protein — MALSNESGRDGRTSLARAVAFARAWLTDASHSSLAQRAASTAFLIRLLSAAIAFLSQVLLARWMGSYEFGIYVYVWTWVLLIGGVADIGLSQSAQRFIPEYTSLQRLDALRGFLAGSRWIALGFSTAAAVVAALLVWKLTPLLHAYLVVPLFLACVCLPLFALGNVQEGISRSYDWLPLGMGAPYILRPALLFALMATAHALGLPENAESAMYAAVGATWITTILQLFVLQRRLDKKVPAGPKQYETRHWFATSLPILMVDGFYLLLTYTDILVLQQFQSPEKVAIYYAAAKTLALVAFVNFSVSAAVAHRFAEYHVLGDRERLSAFLSESIRWTFYPSLIATALILALGLPFLWLFGREFTSGYPLMFVLAIGLIARAAVGPVERLLNMSGEQKICAAVYATSFVVNLIGCLVLVPTLGVMGAAIATSFALVFESVLLFAVTKRRLGLHVFIWRRG, encoded by the coding sequence GTGGCGTTGAGCAACGAAAGCGGACGAGACGGGCGAACCAGCCTCGCGCGAGCGGTGGCCTTCGCGCGCGCGTGGCTTACCGACGCCAGCCATTCTTCGCTCGCGCAACGCGCGGCCTCGACCGCATTCCTCATTCGCCTTCTCAGCGCCGCCATCGCATTTCTGAGCCAGGTGCTACTCGCGCGTTGGATGGGCTCCTACGAATTCGGTATCTACGTCTATGTCTGGACCTGGGTGCTGCTGATCGGCGGGGTCGCCGACATCGGCCTTTCGCAGAGCGCTCAGCGTTTCATCCCCGAATACACCAGCCTCCAGCGTCTCGATGCCTTGCGCGGATTTCTTGCGGGCAGCCGCTGGATCGCGCTCGGCTTCTCGACCGCTGCCGCCGTTGTTGCCGCGTTGCTGGTTTGGAAACTAACGCCGCTGCTGCATGCCTACCTCGTCGTTCCGCTCTTCCTCGCCTGCGTGTGCCTTCCGCTGTTCGCTCTCGGCAACGTGCAGGAAGGGATTTCGCGCTCATACGATTGGCTGCCGCTCGGCATGGGCGCGCCTTACATCCTCCGCCCTGCTCTACTGTTTGCGCTGATGGCGACAGCGCACGCGCTTGGACTTCCCGAGAATGCCGAAAGCGCAATGTATGCGGCGGTCGGCGCAACGTGGATCACGACCATCCTTCAGCTTTTCGTTCTGCAGCGGCGCCTTGACAAGAAAGTCCCGGCCGGCCCGAAGCAATACGAGACGCGTCATTGGTTCGCGACCTCGCTGCCGATCCTGATGGTCGACGGCTTCTATTTGCTGCTGACATACACGGACATTCTCGTGCTGCAGCAGTTCCAATCACCTGAGAAAGTCGCGATCTACTATGCGGCTGCAAAGACGCTTGCGCTCGTCGCCTTCGTCAACTTCTCGGTCTCGGCCGCGGTCGCGCATCGCTTTGCCGAGTATCACGTGCTGGGTGATCGCGAGCGGCTGTCCGCATTCCTTTCCGAGTCGATCCGCTGGACCTTCTATCCGTCGCTGATCGCGACGGCTCTGATCCTCGCGCTCGGTCTCCCGTTCCTCTGGCTGTTCGGCCGCGAATTCACCAGCGGCTACCCGCTGATGTTCGTTTTGGCGATCGGCCTCATCGCGCGCGCCGCGGTCGGTCCGGTCGAACGCCTGCTCAACATGTCAGGCGAGCAGAAAATCTGCGCTGCCGTCTACGCGACATCCTTCGTCGTGAACCTCATCGGCTGCCTCGTCCTCGTACCCACGCTAGGCGTAATGGGTGCCGCCATCGCGACATCCTTCGCGCTGGTGTTCGAGTCCGTGTTGCTCTTCGCGGTTACCAAGCGCCGCCTCGGCCTTCACGTCTTCATCTGGCGCCGCGGTTAG
- a CDS encoding amidohydrolase family protein encodes MSGFLTHDEINELSPSELLPHATPIPTQIVSSDEYTPPPQSEQQKEVEARLLAMADDFGAKQGLSRRRFFQTAAGMAAGFVALNETFGPIFDASKAEAATPAMAQERADSLKDQFIMDMHTHFLRDDTRLENFVRSREAVGQAGWNPALVGKPQTLEDLKFNNFFKEIYLDSDTKVALISSSPSEIPRDWFLTNEMMIEAREKVNREAGAKRLFAHAIFTPGFDGWLEHLEGSLERKPDSIKGYTVGDNTNKDRAEHPWRMDDEKLTYKAYELCVKYGIKNVCVHKGLFPKATAERWPHLLKYAMVDDIPKAAKDWPQLNFIVYHGGYRHAAGGSADDGWKEFQDTGRVSWVSDLADIPEKHGVTNVYADVGQLFAQSVVAVPRLGAALMGILGRGLGYERVVWGTDAVWTGSPQWQIEGLRRLEIPEDMQKQHGFKPLGAANGPIKNMIFGETNAKLYDFKLEKRTDIGPNRDRFALMKEEYEKQGPARSNLRYGYVNGPVDWSAFA; translated from the coding sequence ATGAGTGGTTTCCTGACTCACGACGAGATCAACGAGCTTTCGCCGTCCGAACTGTTGCCGCACGCAACGCCGATCCCGACGCAGATCGTCTCCAGCGACGAATACACGCCACCACCGCAGAGCGAGCAGCAGAAGGAAGTCGAAGCGCGCCTGCTCGCGATGGCCGACGACTTCGGCGCCAAGCAGGGTCTCAGCCGCCGCCGTTTCTTCCAAACCGCTGCCGGCATGGCCGCCGGTTTCGTCGCGCTCAACGAGACGTTCGGCCCGATCTTCGACGCGAGCAAGGCGGAGGCCGCAACGCCCGCGATGGCGCAGGAACGCGCCGACAGTCTCAAAGATCAATTCATCATGGACATGCACACGCATTTCCTGAGGGACGATACGCGCCTGGAAAATTTCGTGCGCTCACGTGAGGCAGTCGGACAGGCCGGATGGAATCCTGCGCTCGTCGGCAAGCCGCAGACGCTGGAAGACCTGAAGTTCAACAATTTCTTCAAGGAGATTTATCTCGATAGCGACACCAAGGTCGCGCTGATCTCATCGTCGCCATCGGAGATTCCGCGCGACTGGTTCCTCACCAACGAAATGATGATCGAGGCGCGCGAGAAAGTGAATCGCGAAGCCGGCGCGAAGCGTCTTTTCGCGCATGCGATCTTCACTCCGGGCTTCGACGGCTGGCTCGAACATCTCGAAGGTTCGCTCGAACGCAAGCCCGACTCGATCAAGGGCTACACGGTCGGCGACAACACCAACAAGGATCGCGCCGAGCATCCGTGGCGCATGGACGACGAGAAGCTCACATATAAGGCTTACGAGCTGTGCGTGAAATACGGCATCAAGAATGTCTGCGTGCACAAAGGACTGTTCCCCAAGGCGACCGCGGAGCGCTGGCCGCATCTTCTGAAATACGCGATGGTCGATGACATTCCGAAGGCCGCGAAAGATTGGCCGCAGCTCAACTTCATCGTCTACCACGGCGGTTATCGGCATGCAGCCGGCGGCTCGGCCGATGACGGCTGGAAGGAATTCCAGGACACCGGCCGCGTCTCGTGGGTCAGCGATCTTGCCGACATCCCGGAGAAGCACGGCGTCACAAATGTCTACGCCGACGTCGGCCAGCTCTTCGCGCAGAGCGTCGTCGCGGTGCCGCGCCTCGGCGCAGCGCTGATGGGCATTCTCGGACGTGGCCTCGGTTACGAGCGCGTCGTCTGGGGCACAGACGCAGTGTGGACCGGTTCGCCGCAGTGGCAGATCGAAGGACTGCGCCGTCTCGAAATTCCCGAAGACATGCAGAAGCAGCACGGCTTCAAGCCGCTCGGCGCAGCCAATGGGCCGATCAAGAACATGATCTTCGGCGAGACAAACGCGAAGCTCTACGACTTCAAGCTCGAGAAGCGCACCGACATCGGCCCGAACCGCGACCGCTTCGCGCTGATGAAGGAAGAATACGAGAAGCAGGGCCCGGCACGCAGCAACCTGCGTTATGGCTACGTCAACGGCCCGGTTGATTGGTCGGCGTTCGCGTAG
- a CDS encoding acyl-CoA synthetase, whose product MLPDIRDYDKLRAAFRWQIPERYNIGVDVCDRWAAHDASRLAILHVHQDGRIDEVTFGALKEMSDRLANVFRAAGIGPGDRIAILLPQMPEVAAAHIAAYKLGAVALPLAILFGAEALTYRLQNSGAKILITNTIGVERVAAIRNKLPALKAVFSVDGGNAQSLHDAIANASSDFTPVDTSKDDPALMIYTSGTTGMPKGALHAHRVLLGHLPGVEMPQDFLPQPGDRFWTPADWAWAGGLLDVMLPSLHHGVTVVSHRFERFDPEQAYALMARTGVRNAFIPPTALRMMRSIPLPSGRHDVRMRSIGSGGETLGAETLEWGRAAFGIQINEFYGQTECNLVLSSCGALDIVKPGSIGKPVPGHDVAVIRADGSRCDVGEVGQIAVRRGDPVMFLRYWDNPAGTEAKYSGDWLLTGDQGAIDDEGYFSFVGRDDDVITSAGYRIGPGEIEDCLIAHPAVSLAAAVGKPDPLRTEIVKAFIVLKPGHVASPELADDIQRYVRTRLSAHEYPREVEFVDQMPMTTTGKIIRRLLRDKI is encoded by the coding sequence ATGCTTCCCGACATTCGCGACTACGACAAACTCCGTGCCGCTTTCCGTTGGCAAATCCCCGAGCGCTACAACATCGGCGTCGACGTCTGCGATCGCTGGGCCGCGCATGACGCATCACGACTCGCGATTCTGCATGTGCATCAGGACGGGCGCATCGATGAGGTCACCTTCGGCGCGCTGAAGGAGATGTCGGACCGTCTCGCCAACGTGTTTCGCGCGGCGGGGATCGGTCCAGGCGATCGCATCGCGATTCTTCTGCCGCAGATGCCGGAAGTCGCTGCCGCGCATATCGCGGCTTACAAGCTCGGCGCGGTGGCGCTGCCGCTCGCGATCCTGTTCGGTGCCGAGGCGCTGACGTATCGCCTGCAGAATTCCGGCGCGAAAATTCTCATCACCAACACGATCGGCGTCGAGCGCGTCGCCGCCATCCGCAACAAGTTGCCGGCTCTGAAAGCGGTGTTTTCGGTCGATGGCGGCAATGCGCAATCGCTGCACGATGCTATCGCGAACGCGTCATCCGATTTCACGCCGGTCGATACGTCGAAAGACGATCCCGCGCTGATGATCTACACGTCCGGCACGACCGGGATGCCGAAGGGCGCGCTGCATGCGCATCGCGTTCTGCTCGGACACTTGCCGGGCGTCGAGATGCCGCAAGATTTTCTGCCGCAGCCGGGCGATCGCTTCTGGACGCCGGCCGATTGGGCGTGGGCCGGTGGCCTGCTCGATGTGATGTTGCCGAGCCTGCATCATGGCGTGACGGTGGTGTCGCATCGCTTCGAGCGTTTCGATCCCGAGCAGGCTTATGCGCTGATGGCGCGCACAGGTGTGCGCAACGCATTCATCCCGCCGACCGCGTTGCGCATGATGCGGTCGATCCCGCTGCCGTCCGGCCGGCACGATGTGCGCATGCGGTCGATCGGGTCGGGCGGTGAGACGCTCGGCGCCGAGACGCTCGAATGGGGCCGCGCGGCGTTCGGCATCCAAATCAACGAATTTTACGGGCAAACCGAGTGCAATCTCGTGCTGTCGTCGTGCGGCGCGCTCGATATCGTTAAGCCGGGTTCGATCGGCAAACCGGTGCCCGGCCATGACGTCGCGGTTATTCGCGCGGACGGCTCGCGCTGCGATGTCGGAGAAGTCGGGCAGATCGCGGTGCGGCGCGGCGATCCCGTGATGTTCTTGCGATACTGGGATAATCCGGCCGGCACGGAAGCGAAGTATTCCGGCGACTGGTTGCTGACCGGCGACCAGGGCGCGATCGATGACGAAGGCTACTTCTCGTTTGTCGGCCGCGACGACGATGTCATCACGTCGGCGGGTTATCGCATTGGACCCGGCGAGATCGAAGACTGTCTCATCGCGCATCCGGCCGTTTCGCTGGCTGCAGCGGTCGGCAAGCCTGACCCGTTACGCACCGAGATCGTCAAAGCGTTCATCGTGCTCAAGCCCGGACACGTCGCGTCGCCGGAGTTGGCCGACGACATTCAGCGTTATGTGCGCACGCGGCTCTCCGCGCATGAGTATCCGCGCGAGGTCGAGTTCGTCGACCAGATGCCGATGACGACGACGGGAAAGATTATCCGGCGGTTGCTGCGGGATAAGATCTAG
- the rpmB gene encoding 50S ribosomal protein L28, whose product MSRRCDLTGKGPQTGHKVSHSNIKTKRRFLPNLCNVTLISDALGRSVRMRVSANALRSIDARGGLDAFLLKQRDTDLSDHALGIKREIVKKAAATA is encoded by the coding sequence ATGTCGCGGCGTTGCGATCTGACCGGTAAGGGCCCCCAGACGGGTCACAAAGTCAGCCACTCGAACATCAAGACCAAGCGCCGGTTCCTGCCGAACCTTTGCAACGTCACCCTGATCTCCGACGCGCTCGGCCGTTCGGTCCGTATGCGCGTTTCGGCGAATGCCCTGCGCAGCATCGATGCGCGCGGTGGCCTCGACGCATTCCTGCTGAAGCAGCGCGACACCGACCTGTCGGATCACGCGCTCGGCATCAAGCGCGAGATCGTCAAGAAAGCTGCTGCGACGGCCTAG
- a CDS encoding DUF3108 domain-containing protein, translating to MPDVLFRKVNNMKAKRARRLLMALAAIAALSASPVAAQGALDANYQLSIAGLPVGTGAWKIDFADDSYAMAVTGKVSGLLQAISTGDGTAAIRGGIAGSRLSPQSYMLNVRTRKKADVVQMALANGAVRQIAIEPPPEPKAGIVPLTEAHKRGVIDPISAAVVPRGNGDGASPDACQRTIPVFDGRQRYDLTMSYKRTEKVRTAGFEGNAVVCRVLYNPIGGYEPQKSGTKFLKETKDIEMAFVPVPGTRFLAMYRIQIPTFFGVAVLEPTRFQVSAKTARPVGQ from the coding sequence GTGCCTGACGTTTTATTCCGTAAGGTCAACAACATGAAGGCGAAACGCGCGCGCCGGCTGCTCATGGCTCTTGCAGCCATCGCGGCCCTATCGGCATCTCCGGTCGCCGCTCAGGGCGCGCTTGACGCAAATTACCAGCTTTCGATCGCAGGTCTCCCCGTCGGTACGGGCGCCTGGAAGATCGATTTTGCCGACGACAGCTACGCGATGGCAGTCACCGGCAAGGTCAGCGGCCTGTTGCAGGCGATCTCGACCGGCGACGGCACCGCGGCGATCCGCGGCGGCATCGCGGGCTCGCGCCTTTCGCCGCAGAGCTACATGCTCAATGTCCGCACCCGCAAGAAAGCCGATGTCGTCCAGATGGCGCTCGCCAATGGCGCCGTGCGCCAAATCGCGATCGAGCCGCCTCCGGAGCCGAAAGCCGGCATCGTCCCGCTCACGGAGGCGCATAAGCGCGGCGTGATCGACCCGATCAGCGCCGCGGTCGTGCCGCGCGGCAATGGTGACGGCGCCTCGCCGGACGCCTGCCAGCGTACGATCCCGGTCTTCGACGGCCGCCAGCGCTACGATTTGACGATGTCGTACAAGCGGACCGAGAAAGTCCGCACCGCCGGATTCGAGGGCAACGCCGTCGTCTGCCGCGTCCTCTACAACCCGATCGGCGGGTATGAGCCGCAAAAATCCGGCACCAAATTCCTGAAAGAGACAAAGGATATCGAGATGGCCTTCGTGCCCGTGCCCGGCACGCGTTTCCTTGCGATGTACCGAATCCAGATTCCGACGTTTTTCGGCGTTGCCGTCCTCGAGCCGACACGCTTTCAAGTCAGCGCGAAAACCGCGCGTCCGGTCGGACAATAG